A stretch of Acidimicrobiales bacterium DNA encodes these proteins:
- a CDS encoding NAD-dependent malic enzyme: protein MPTPSAAFSIRLRVTLDNRPGSLGALASAIGQVGGNIAAIDGFEVTGPQLSERIIVHCSSEAHMDQVAEAVRNADGVHLLEVVDRTFEMHEGGKIETVSRTHVHDRDDLSMAYTPGVARVCNAIAATPALVNDLTIKKNTVAIVTDGTAVLGLGDIGPAAALPVMEGKALLFKNFAGVDAFPICVDVSKAETLEARVDAIIETVERIAPVFGGINLEDIAAPQCFEVEDRLKELLDIPVFHDDQHGTAVVALAALKNSLKIVGKEMKDLRVVIAGVGAAGVAIANILREAGVPVIIGADRKGAIHRGRDDLNVAKQRFAELTNPDGISGPLGELMHGADVFIGVSGPGLITADDLRKMNHDPIVFALANPDPEIRPEEAEGIAAVMATGRSDFPNQINNVLAFPGIFRGALDVHATKITESMKLAAADAIAGAVSSDDLAPGHVIPSVFDTTVGPIVARQVAAAAVAEGVTRD from the coding sequence ATGCCAACCCCGTCCGCGGCGTTCTCGATCCGCCTCCGCGTCACCCTCGACAACCGCCCTGGCTCGCTGGGGGCGCTTGCCAGCGCGATCGGGCAGGTGGGTGGCAACATCGCCGCCATCGACGGGTTCGAGGTCACCGGGCCGCAGCTGTCCGAGCGGATCATCGTCCACTGCTCCTCCGAAGCGCACATGGACCAGGTCGCCGAAGCCGTGCGCAACGCCGACGGCGTGCACTTGCTCGAAGTGGTGGACCGCACGTTCGAGATGCACGAGGGCGGCAAGATCGAGACGGTGTCGCGCACGCACGTGCACGACCGCGACGACTTGTCGATGGCCTACACACCGGGCGTCGCCCGCGTCTGCAACGCCATCGCCGCGACCCCCGCGCTGGTCAACGACCTGACCATCAAGAAGAACACGGTCGCGATCGTCACCGACGGCACGGCCGTGCTCGGCCTCGGCGACATCGGTCCCGCCGCCGCCCTGCCGGTGATGGAAGGCAAGGCGCTGCTGTTCAAGAACTTCGCAGGAGTCGACGCCTTTCCGATCTGCGTCGACGTGTCGAAGGCCGAGACGCTCGAGGCCCGGGTCGACGCGATCATCGAGACCGTCGAGCGGATCGCGCCGGTCTTCGGTGGCATCAACCTCGAAGACATCGCCGCACCGCAGTGCTTCGAGGTCGAGGATCGGCTCAAGGAGCTGCTCGACATCCCGGTGTTCCACGACGACCAGCACGGCACCGCGGTCGTCGCCTTGGCCGCGCTGAAGAACTCGCTCAAGATCGTCGGCAAGGAGATGAAGGACTTGCGGGTGGTGATCGCGGGTGTCGGCGCGGCCGGCGTGGCGATCGCCAACATCTTGCGCGAGGCCGGCGTCCCCGTGATCATCGGCGCCGACCGCAAGGGCGCGATCCACCGTGGTCGCGACGACCTCAACGTCGCCAAGCAGCGCTTCGCCGAGCTCACCAACCCCGATGGCATCTCCGGGCCGCTCGGCGAGCTGATGCACGGCGCCGACGTGTTCATCGGCGTGTCGGGCCCCGGGCTGATCACGGCCGACGACCTCCGCAAGATGAACCACGATCCGATCGTGTTCGCCCTTGCCAACCCGGACCCCGAGATCCGACCCGAGGAAGCCGAGGGGATCGCGGCCGTCATGGCCACCGGCCGGTCCGACTTCCCGAACCAGATCAACAACGTGCTGGCGTTCCCCGGGATCTTCCGCGGCGCGCTCGACGTCCACGCCACCAAGATCACCGAGTCGATGAAGCTCGCCGCGGCGGATGCGATCGCAGGCGCGGTGTCGTCCGACGACCTCGCGCCGGGCCACGTCATCCCGTCGGTGTTCGACACCACGGTGGGGCCGATCGTGGCGCGGCAGGTCGCGGCCGCGGCGGTGGCCGAGGGCGTCACCCGCGACTGA
- a CDS encoding Glu/Leu/Phe/Val dehydrogenase dimerization domain-containing protein: MTLDTANDASLTVESGRGPELAPQGVFDHAQMEGFEQIAFCHEPTTGLRAIVAIHSTTLGPALGGTRFKPYSSEQAAITDACRLARGMTYKHAVSGLDHGGGKAVILGDPNVLRSEALLRAYARFVDGLAGRYLTAEDVGTTQADMDLVRRETPYVTGVSESLGGSGDPSPATAWGVWAAMRTIGERLWGDADYAGRHVVVSGVGKVGRALVEHLAAAGARLTVADVDPAAVRWAAEQHGAAPVDPAEAHKVSCDVFAPCALGGVLSETTVPELRCAAVCGSANNQLADSADGRRLADIGVLYAPDFVVNAGGVINIAEEPAGYDHDRAWQRISGIADTLHRVLDRAEHDHSTPAEAADRLAEDRIEAMARVQRIRTSRT, translated from the coding sequence GTGACACTCGACACTGCCAACGATGCCAGTTTGACCGTCGAGAGTGGGCGCGGGCCAGAGCTGGCGCCGCAGGGGGTGTTCGACCACGCGCAGATGGAAGGCTTCGAGCAGATCGCGTTCTGCCACGAGCCGACCACCGGGCTGCGCGCCATCGTCGCCATCCACTCCACCACGCTGGGCCCGGCGCTCGGCGGAACCCGCTTCAAGCCGTACTCGTCGGAGCAGGCGGCGATCACCGACGCCTGCCGCCTGGCCCGAGGGATGACGTACAAGCACGCCGTGTCGGGCCTCGACCACGGCGGCGGCAAGGCCGTGATCCTCGGCGATCCGAACGTCCTCCGGAGCGAGGCGTTGCTGCGTGCGTACGCACGTTTCGTCGACGGCCTCGCCGGGCGCTACCTCACCGCGGAAGACGTCGGGACGACCCAGGCCGACATGGACCTCGTGCGCCGCGAGACGCCGTACGTCACCGGGGTCAGCGAGTCGCTGGGGGGCTCCGGCGACCCGTCCCCCGCCACGGCGTGGGGCGTCTGGGCCGCCATGCGAACCATCGGCGAGCGGCTGTGGGGCGACGCCGACTACGCCGGGCGGCACGTGGTGGTGTCGGGCGTCGGCAAGGTGGGCCGAGCGCTGGTGGAGCACCTCGCCGCGGCCGGTGCCCGCCTCACCGTCGCCGACGTCGACCCCGCCGCAGTCCGCTGGGCGGCCGAGCAGCACGGCGCCGCGCCGGTCGACCCGGCCGAGGCCCACAAGGTGTCCTGCGACGTCTTCGCGCCGTGCGCCCTCGGCGGGGTGCTGAGCGAGACGACGGTCCCGGAGCTACGGTGTGCAGCAGTGTGCGGATCGGCCAACAATCAGCTCGCTGACAGTGCAGATGGTCGTCGTTTGGCCGATATCGGTGTGCTGTATGCACCTGATTTCGTCGTGAATGCAGGCGGAGTGATCAACATCGCTGAGGAGCCCGCCGGCTATGACCACGACCGTGCCTGGCAGCGCATCTCCGGCATCGCCGACACGCTGCACCGCGTGCTCGATCGAGCCGAGCACGACCACTCCACGCCCGCCGAAGCAGCCGACCGGCTGGCCGAGGACCGCATCGAAGCCATGGCGCGGGTCCAGCGCATCCGCACCAGCCGCACCTGA
- a CDS encoding BldC family transcriptional regulator — translation MSDTPNDSTHDAVTDDVNGNEALLTPAEVAAMFRVNPKTVTRWARAGKLHAIRTLGGHRRFRASEIRRCLDEMSHEADRY, via the coding sequence ATGAGCGACACCCCAAACGACAGCACGCACGACGCTGTCACCGACGACGTCAACGGCAACGAAGCCCTGTTGACGCCCGCCGAGGTCGCCGCGATGTTCCGGGTGAACCCCAAGACGGTCACACGCTGGGCGAGAGCCGGCAAGCTCCACGCCATCCGCACCCTCGGCGGTCACCGCCGTTTCCGTGCCTCGGAAATCCGGCGCTGCCTCGACGAGATGTCGCACGAGGCCGACCGCTACTGA